A DNA window from Aminipila luticellarii contains the following coding sequences:
- a CDS encoding MarR family transcriptional regulator yields the protein MNKEQQFMKDFRDLFNKMMWLDSFNMKISLRNYNPSEIHCIEYIGQNIDPNVTKLAEYFYMTRSAISKLTKRLLEKGLIESYRKPDNKKEIYFKLTEEGKELNKVHEELHKEFQQRDKAVFEQITEEQLDMMLLFTERYTEHLDAEIKKLGVDITSGFMAGIWMQK from the coding sequence ATGAACAAAGAACAACAGTTTATGAAGGATTTCAGAGATTTATTTAACAAGATGATGTGGCTGGATAGCTTTAATATGAAAATCAGTCTTAGAAATTATAATCCTTCTGAAATCCATTGTATTGAATATATTGGACAAAATATAGATCCGAATGTGACCAAACTTGCAGAGTACTTTTATATGACAAGAAGTGCTATAAGTAAATTAACGAAAAGGCTCCTAGAAAAAGGATTGATCGAAAGCTACCGGAAGCCGGATAATAAGAAAGAAATTTACTTTAAGCTTACTGAAGAAGGAAAAGAACTTAATAAAGTTCATGAAGAATTACATAAAGAATTTCAACAGCGCGACAAAGCTGTATTTGAGCAAATAACCGAGGAACAATTGGATATGATGCTCCTTTTTACAGAAAGGTATACGGAGCATTTGGATGCAGAAATAAAGAAACTAGGTGTGGATATTACATCTGGGTTTATGGCAGGTATTTGGATGCAAAAATAA
- a CDS encoding DMT family transporter translates to MLTAYLLLALSITCEMVAASVVVQSKGWTVLKPTIICIVGYAFSYYLFGMCLSDIDLGVGYATWGAVGTIVTPIVGYFIYKQKLTKWGVFALILIIISTLTLNLFGW, encoded by the coding sequence ATGTTAACGGCTTATTTACTTCTGGCATTGTCAATTACTTGTGAAATGGTTGCTGCTTCTGTTGTAGTACAATCAAAAGGCTGGACTGTTCTAAAACCAACAATTATCTGCATTGTTGGTTATGCATTCAGTTATTACCTCTTTGGGATGTGTCTAAGTGATATTGATCTGGGTGTAGGATATGCAACCTGGGGGGCAGTTGGCACCATAGTAACACCTATAGTTGGATATTTTATCTATAAACAGAAGCTGACTAAATGGGGAGTATTTGCTCTGATACTAATTATAATCAGTACATTAACGCTTAATCTTTTCGGATGGTAG
- a CDS encoding S-layer homology domain-containing protein, producing the protein MKTTKIKGKIFLSLILTVAMTIGLLPQMTMPVFAASETAYSSGAPAGTSSVPVTYTISDEIQLRALATKVNSGTTYQYTTFVLQNDIALNTAWTPIGGTNYSFKGTFDGNSKKITQVKIGSTTTPESNLQYVGLFGNVEGGTIKNLGVDIAINSNYYIASVGGLVGRNYNAKITNCYATGSVTGGAYANVGGLLGYSESTTTINCYSTSSINGGGSASVGGLIGGNYGDTIANCYATGDVFGGRPSNVGGLIGWGQNTPITNCYATGVVIGTFSSSYSTNVGALIGLGQSMTITKSYWNSNAEQNVSGARTDANKLGVGSGTDSTTKMTSADMKDAAFVTTLNNNGSSISGASTWVSVSGGYPTFFVPPTIIAKPITIGTTAPVTAAVVADGTNTVPTGAMAPEITWSEDGIAYATASGSFAASAEYKTKYVYTASTGYEFDSTIAAGDITVTNGGTAAVVLSDANKTLTITVTWPVTASNACDITGFSFASPTVTGTITGTNIAVIVPYGTTVTNLVPTIAVSAKSTISPISGIGKDFTDPVIYTVTAEDGTKKEYTVTVTVAADPDIATVNNAKNAAESATYADMDQAAEMSEDIIKDTLKSTAITAINDNDVAVTINKESYTAPVAGTSADPAGTNGSYEFTVTVSKGSQIQITEKKTITIKATAFTGVSDVDAIAAAKAAIKDSTVTVAFGGDQTAKTAAVQSYVDGLLTGDATGVTATVTFNSETGNYAVAIEKGSVEDATTITMTITEDADPDIATVNNAKNAAESATYADMDQAAAMSEDVIKDTLKSTAITAINDNDVAVTINKESYTAPVAGTSADPAGTNGSYEFTVTVSKGDQIQITEKKKITIKATAFTGVSDVDAIAAAKAAIKDSTVTVAFGGDQTAKTAAVQSYVDGLLTGDATGVTATVTFNSETGKYAVVISKGSVEDSTSITMTITEDADPDIAAANNAKNAAENANYVDMTQVVATDEAVIQDVLKAIAESAVNNNTVNVTVTKQSYTAPIAGTSADPAGTTGSYVFKIQVSKGLQTLFTSQKTITIAATPYAEIPTYKIIGIVQDGNSSNVQDATVKLMYGQNQVGLSVQTDADGNFTIENVTNGTYNLVVSKNGITVTMLVAVNSANNTLESAIILPSGKTNSVVEVKPYTPAIVVGGLDKQFQETATEYDKGVTLMDNDVVTNGGSVEIKLIAEKKDNTATNASDISATATSDGKTVGIFVDLSVLKTVKDSSGNEISSQSVTLTELPSLIEVLIPLPTSLQGRANYVVYRYHGTEVNTITTEANPTGEKIELVDNGATIKLTIKKFSTYAIAYTTPTTPTHNTGGSSGDSSVVLSIITAEQSEGGKITINTDKKTATLIPDDGYVIADVVVDGKSIGATENYTFKDRNTHKICAIFVKKSALAYYNQDNQKVYIGFSAIVGNLYKYVAPASVTVEFKENPKTFTDNTIVWAKPSIDFVTEREIFLGKTQDQFGSNESMTRAMFVTAIGRLYERSYGSISGNGSVSAISSFYDVNTSDYYAKYVTWANENGLVKGVRENLFAPNEKVTREQMAAIMFNFAKFLKKADVTDGSLVYADSESISSWAMDGAKYCQGTNVITGREGNRFIPQGNATRAEVAAVMDRFIETIVK; encoded by the coding sequence ATGAAAACAACCAAAATCAAAGGAAAGATATTTTTGTCTTTAATCTTAACAGTTGCCATGACAATCGGGTTATTGCCACAAATGACAATGCCTGTGTTCGCTGCAAGTGAAACAGCATACTCGTCAGGAGCTCCGGCAGGTACAAGCTCAGTACCTGTGACCTATACCATCAGTGACGAGATACAGCTCCGTGCTTTAGCAACGAAGGTAAACAGTGGGACTACATATCAATACACAACCTTTGTGCTTCAGAATGATATTGCTCTTAATACTGCGTGGACGCCAATTGGAGGGACAAATTATTCATTTAAGGGCACGTTTGACGGCAACAGCAAAAAAATTACACAAGTTAAAATAGGCTCAACTACTACTCCTGAAAGCAATCTACAGTATGTAGGCTTGTTTGGAAATGTTGAGGGTGGGACAATTAAAAATCTTGGGGTTGATATAGCAATTAATTCAAATTATTACATTGCTTCTGTTGGGGGCTTGGTTGGTAGAAATTATAACGCTAAAATCACAAACTGCTATGCTACAGGTTCCGTTACGGGCGGTGCTTATGCTAATGTAGGTGGCTTGCTTGGATATAGTGAAAGTACAACAACCATAAATTGTTATTCTACCAGTAGTATTAACGGTGGAGGCAGTGCTTCTGTTGGCGGCCTGATTGGAGGGAATTATGGCGATACAATTGCAAACTGCTATGCCACAGGCGATGTTTTTGGCGGGAGGCCTTCAAATGTGGGTGGATTGATTGGGTGGGGACAAAACACCCCAATCACAAACTGCTATGCTACCGGCGTTGTCATTGGCACTTTCAGTAGCTCATATTCAACCAATGTCGGTGCATTGATCGGATTGGGACAAAGCATGACGATTACAAAATCATACTGGAATAGTAATGCAGAGCAGAACGTGAGTGGCGCTAGAACTGATGCAAACAAATTAGGCGTTGGAAGTGGTACTGACAGTACAACAAAAATGACATCAGCCGACATGAAGGACGCAGCTTTTGTTACAACGTTAAACAATAATGGTTCCAGTATTTCAGGAGCCAGCACTTGGGTATCGGTTTCTGGAGGTTATCCAACATTTTTTGTTCCTCCAACAATAATCGCCAAGCCAATTACAATTGGTACAACTGCCCCTGTTACAGCAGCAGTCGTTGCAGATGGTACAAACACAGTGCCAACAGGTGCAATGGCTCCAGAAATCACTTGGTCTGAGGACGGTATAGCCTATGCTACTGCAAGCGGCAGCTTTGCGGCAAGCGCAGAATACAAAACAAAATATGTGTATACTGCCAGCACAGGGTATGAGTTTGACAGCACAATTGCGGCAGGAGATATAACTGTTACAAATGGTGGCACAGCTGCTGTCGTACTTTCTGACGCTAATAAAACACTTACAATAACAGTAACTTGGCCGGTAACAGCAAGTAATGCTTGCGATATTACGGGGTTTAGCTTTGCAAGCCCTACTGTAACAGGGACAATAACAGGAACAAATATTGCTGTTATCGTTCCATATGGCACCACTGTTACAAACCTTGTTCCCACCATTGCTGTTTCAGCAAAATCAACCATTTCCCCTATAAGCGGTATAGGAAAAGACTTTACAGACCCTGTTATTTATACAGTAACGGCCGAAGACGGAACAAAAAAAGAGTATACAGTAACAGTAACAGTAGCGGCCGATCCTGACATTGCAACGGTCAACAATGCCAAAAATGCGGCAGAAAGTGCAACCTATGCAGATATGGACCAAGCAGCGGAAATGAGTGAAGATATAATCAAAGACACACTTAAATCAACTGCAATAACAGCGATAAACGATAATGATGTAGCCGTTACAATTAACAAAGAAAGCTACACTGCTCCAGTTGCCGGAACGAGCGCAGATCCTGCCGGCACAAATGGTAGCTATGAGTTCACCGTAACCGTGAGCAAGGGCAGTCAAATACAAATAACAGAAAAAAAGACAATTACAATTAAGGCAACAGCTTTTACAGGTGTAAGTGATGTGGATGCGATTGCTGCAGCTAAAGCTGCCATTAAAGACAGCACAGTAACTGTAGCCTTTGGTGGAGATCAAACAGCGAAAACGGCGGCTGTGCAAAGTTATGTGGATGGCTTGCTGACAGGGGATGCTACAGGCGTAACCGCTACCGTTACATTTAACAGCGAAACTGGTAACTATGCTGTTGCGATTGAAAAAGGAAGCGTTGAGGACGCAACAACCATTACAATGACAATCACAGAGGATGCCGACCCTGACATTGCAACGGTCAACAATGCCAAAAATGCGGCAGAAAGTGCAACCTATGCAGATATGGACCAGGCAGCGGCAATGAGTGAAGATGTAATCAAAGACACACTTAAATCAACCGCAATAACAGCGATAAACGATAATGATGTAGCCGTTACAATTAACAAAGAAAGCTACACTGCTCCAGTTGCCGGAACGAGCGCAGATCCTGCCGGCACAAATGGCAGCTATGAGTTCACCGTAACCGTAAGCAAGGGCGATCAAATACAAATAACAGAAAAAAAGAAAATTACAATTAAGGCAACAGCTTTTACAGGTGTAAGTGATGTGGATGCGATTGCTGCAGCTAAAGCTGCCATTAAAGACAGCACAGTAACTGTAGCCTTTGGTGGAGATCAAACAGCGAAAACGGCGGCTGTGCAAAGTTATGTGGATGGCTTGCTGACAGGGGATGCTACAGGTGTAACCGCTACTGTTACGTTTAACAGCGAAACTGGTAAATATGCTGTTGTGATTTCAAAAGGAAGCGTTGAGGACTCAACAAGCATTACAATGACAATCACAGAGGACGCCGACCCTGACATTGCAGCGGCTAACAATGCCAAAAATGCAGCAGAAAATGCAAATTATGTAGATATGACTCAAGTAGTCGCTACCGATGAAGCTGTTATTCAAGATGTTCTCAAAGCTATAGCGGAAAGTGCAGTGAATAACAATACCGTTAACGTAACGGTAACCAAACAAAGCTACACGGCGCCTATTGCCGGAACAAGTGCAGATCCGGCGGGAACGACAGGGAGCTATGTATTCAAAATACAGGTTTCAAAGGGACTGCAAACACTATTTACTTCCCAAAAGACGATTACTATTGCGGCAACACCTTATGCGGAAATACCAACTTATAAAATTATAGGAATCGTACAGGATGGAAATAGTAGTAATGTTCAGGATGCCACCGTTAAACTTATGTATGGACAAAACCAGGTTGGTCTATCGGTTCAAACCGATGCAGATGGTAACTTTACCATTGAGAATGTAACAAACGGCACCTATAATCTGGTGGTGAGTAAAAATGGAATTACCGTTACTATGCTTGTTGCAGTGAATAGTGCAAATAATACCCTTGAAAGTGCCATCATACTTCCTAGCGGAAAGACCAATAGTGTTGTTGAGGTAAAACCTTACACACCGGCAATCGTCGTAGGTGGACTTGATAAACAATTTCAGGAAACTGCCACAGAGTATGATAAAGGGGTAACTTTAATGGATAATGATGTGGTAACAAACGGTGGTTCCGTTGAAATTAAGCTTATTGCAGAGAAAAAGGATAACACGGCAACAAACGCAAGTGATATTTCAGCTACTGCAACATCAGACGGAAAAACAGTAGGCATTTTCGTTGACTTATCTGTACTAAAGACAGTAAAGGATAGTAGTGGGAACGAAATTTCTTCCCAGTCCGTTACGCTTACCGAACTTCCAAGCTTAATAGAGGTGCTTATTCCGCTTCCTACCTCGCTTCAAGGCAGAGCAAACTATGTTGTATATCGTTACCATGGAACCGAGGTAAATACCATTACCACCGAGGCAAATCCAACAGGCGAAAAAATTGAGCTTGTTGATAACGGTGCAACCATCAAGCTTACTATAAAAAAATTCTCCACCTATGCCATTGCCTATACCACGCCAACAACACCAACCCATAATACAGGTGGTAGTTCAGGAGACAGTAGTGTCGTATTATCAATAATCACCGCCGAGCAAAGTGAGGGCGGTAAAATCACCATTAATACAGACAAAAAAACTGCAACTCTTATCCCAGATGACGGTTATGTAATAGCAGATGTAGTAGTTGACGGAAAAAGCATAGGAGCAACAGAAAATTATACCTTTAAAGACAGGAATACGCACAAAATTTGTGCTATTTTTGTAAAGAAAAGCGCACTTGCGTATTACAATCAAGATAACCAGAAGGTTTACATTGGTTTTTCTGCGATTGTAGGAAATCTCTATAAATATGTTGCACCTGCCAGCGTCACCGTAGAATTCAAAGAAAATCCAAAGACTTTTACGGACAATACCATAGTATGGGCTAAACCAAGCATTGATTTTGTAACGGAGCGTGAAATTTTCCTTGGGAAAACTCAAGATCAGTTTGGATCAAATGAAAGCATGACAAGAGCCATGTTTGTAACAGCAATCGGCAGGCTGTATGAGCGTTCTTATGGAAGCATTTCTGGAAATGGAAGCGTTTCAGCAATAAGCAGTTTCTATGATGTCAATACAAGCGACTACTATGCCAAGTATGTGACTTGGGCCAATGAAAATGGGCTAGTCAAAGGCGTTAGAGAAAACCTGTTTGCACCTAACGAAAAGGTAACTCGTGAGCAAATGGCAGCCATTATGTTCAACTTTGCGAAGTTCTTAAAAAAGGCAGATGTTACAGACGGTTCCCTTGTATACGCAGATAGCGAAAGCATTTCATCTTGGGCCATGGACGGTGCTAAATACTGCCAAGGGACAAATGTGATAACAGGAAGAGAAGGAAATCGCTTTATTCCGCAGGGAAACGCTACAAGAGCCGAAGTAGCAGCGGTAATGGATCGGTTTATTGAAACCATTGTGAAATAG
- a CDS encoding LysR family transcriptional regulator, translated as MSLSQYEAFIKAVETGTMTQAAEELGYTQSGLTRALNTLEEQWNLKLLTRGRNGVQLTTEGQQLLPYIRTVLHDQRRLSERIGEINDLREGLIRIGTFNSVSAQWLPGMIKRFQQDYPRIRFELLHGTDTQIVSWIADGRVDVGFVAYPTLPELESEFLYRDPIVGIFSEDDPYARMEKLNISELPNLPYIALNEGVEDEITAILDKNRIILDARFVESDDHAVIAMVEKGLGISLMSVMMIQGFDRRIVAIPLDPQGYRDLGIACRSHNLLSGAASRFYEYARRWIAEEYKPIEL; from the coding sequence ATGAGTCTCTCACAATACGAGGCATTTATCAAAGCTGTCGAGACTGGAACAATGACTCAGGCAGCGGAGGAGCTTGGCTACACGCAATCAGGGCTTACTAGAGCATTAAATACATTAGAGGAGCAATGGAATCTAAAACTATTAACTAGAGGACGAAACGGTGTACAACTTACTACAGAAGGGCAACAGCTATTGCCATATATAAGAACGGTCCTTCATGACCAACGTAGACTTTCTGAGCGAATCGGAGAGATCAATGACCTTCGTGAAGGCCTTATTAGAATTGGAACATTTAACAGTGTCTCTGCACAGTGGCTCCCTGGGATGATAAAGAGATTTCAACAGGATTACCCTAGAATCAGATTCGAGCTGCTGCACGGAACAGATACTCAGATTGTCAGCTGGATAGCTGATGGACGAGTGGATGTGGGTTTTGTTGCATACCCAACTTTACCGGAACTTGAGTCCGAATTCCTGTACCGTGACCCCATCGTAGGCATTTTTTCTGAAGATGATCCCTATGCCAGAATGGAAAAACTCAACATTTCCGAGCTGCCAAATCTGCCGTACATTGCGCTCAACGAGGGGGTGGAGGATGAGATTACAGCTATTCTGGACAAAAATAGGATTATCCTAGATGCACGTTTCGTAGAAAGCGACGATCACGCCGTAATCGCTATGGTAGAGAAAGGGCTGGGCATTAGTCTTATGTCTGTAATGATGATACAGGGTTTTGACCGACGAATTGTGGCGATTCCTCTGGACCCACAGGGCTACCGAGACCTTGGAATCGCTTGCCGCAGCCATAACCTTCTGTCTGGCGCAGCATCAAGGTTTTACGAGTATGCGCGCCGCTGGATAGCTGAGGAGTACAAGCCCATCGAACTATGA
- a CDS encoding dimethylarginine dimethylaminohydrolase family protein: MFTKAITKKPCKALIDGISTAQFVEAGEKPEYELSARQHDKYVEILESLGLEVLDLEADERYPDSCFTEDPAVVMERCAVITNPAKDSRNGEKEEILPAIRKFYSDDQIFHIEAPGTMEGGDVMRVGDHFYVGQSDRTNAEGARQFNEIVTKFGYTSSTVPVTEGLHLKDFAIYLENNNMLVTETVNKLEAFKDFNRFVVSPDELYAINSLYINGTVLVPEGYPKTLKIIEDLGYPVKLVDTSEFKKIDGSLTCLSLRF, translated from the coding sequence ATGTTTACAAAAGCCATTACCAAGAAACCTTGCAAAGCATTAATCGACGGAATATCCACAGCTCAGTTCGTAGAAGCAGGCGAAAAGCCAGAATACGAATTGTCCGCCAGACAGCATGATAAATACGTTGAGATTCTTGAATCCCTTGGATTAGAAGTTTTAGATTTAGAAGCCGATGAGCGTTACCCGGACTCCTGTTTTACAGAAGACCCAGCCGTTGTTATGGAGCGTTGTGCAGTGATCACAAACCCTGCAAAGGACTCCCGTAATGGCGAAAAGGAAGAAATCCTTCCGGCTATTCGTAAGTTCTATTCAGATGACCAGATTTTTCACATCGAAGCTCCAGGAACAATGGAAGGCGGTGATGTCATGCGTGTAGGAGATCACTTCTATGTTGGTCAGAGCGATAGAACAAACGCAGAAGGCGCCCGCCAGTTCAACGAAATAGTTACAAAGTTCGGCTACACTTCATCCACAGTACCTGTAACAGAAGGCCTTCATCTAAAGGATTTCGCAATCTACCTTGAAAACAACAATATGCTTGTTACAGAAACCGTTAACAAGCTAGAAGCTTTCAAAGACTTTAACCGCTTCGTTGTATCCCCTGACGAACTTTATGCAATCAACAGTCTGTACATTAATGGTACAGTTCTTGTTCCGGAAGGATATCCTAAGACTCTTAAAATCATCGAAGACCTAGGCTACCCTGTAAAGTTAGTTGATACAAGCGAGTTCAAGAAAATCGACGGCAGCCTCACTTGCTTGTCACTAAGATTCTGA
- a CDS encoding DMT family transporter, protein MLNVSKPVAYLILGVSIVLELCGSACLEACGQFADKKLTVILILCYLVSFGLFSKILHLINLAVGYATWTGVGAIATSLMGVMIFDQPLTIVGWISIFAMGLGVFILNLFGTPPEETPTGEEAEKC, encoded by the coding sequence ATGTTAAATGTATCAAAACCTGTGGCATACCTTATTCTAGGAGTTTCAATCGTATTGGAATTGTGCGGCTCGGCATGTCTTGAAGCCTGCGGCCAGTTTGCAGATAAGAAACTTACTGTAATTTTAATTTTATGTTATCTTGTATCATTTGGACTGTTTTCAAAAATTCTACACCTAATAAATCTTGCGGTAGGATATGCTACCTGGACTGGTGTAGGTGCAATAGCAACTTCACTAATGGGTGTAATGATTTTTGACCAGCCACTGACTATTGTTGGGTGGATTTCAATATTTGCAATGGGACTGGGAGTTTTCATTCTTAACCTGTTCGGAACTCCACCGGAGGAGACGCCAACTGGAGAGGAGGCAGAAAAATGTTAA